The Bradyrhizobium sp. WBAH42 genome includes a window with the following:
- a CDS encoding TRAP transporter large permease, translated as MSTDAVAVIGFVSLFVLMLLRVPVGMAMGLVGVSGFAYLVNGTAALKLVGQTSMRTVTDYTFGVIPMFLLMGSFVSHSGMSRELFRAANGFVGHLRGGLGIATVGACGGFAAICGSSVATAATFSAVAYPEMRRFGYPQSFATGVIAAGGTLGAMLPPSTVLAVYGIITEQDIGKLFIAGIIPGLLAMTMYMITIFLIGYFRPDFLPKGKVTPWRERFAGLKEIWAPVLLFIFVIGGLYGLPFLPRFTPTEAGGVGATGAFIIGVLTGRLDREKVLASLLQATRTAAAVFTVLIGALIFGYFLTVTQTPQKVTEFLTGLGLGPYGVLALIMVMYLVLGCLMDAMAMIILTVPIIFPVIMHLGFDPIWFGVIIVMTVELGLIHPPVGMNVFVIKSVVKDVSFSTIFKGVIPFVATDLVRLVILIAFPLLATWLPTRMMAH; from the coding sequence ATGAGCACCGATGCCGTCGCCGTAATCGGCTTTGTTTCCCTCTTCGTCCTGATGCTGCTGCGCGTGCCGGTCGGCATGGCCATGGGCCTCGTCGGCGTGTCCGGCTTCGCCTATCTCGTCAACGGGACGGCCGCGCTGAAGCTGGTCGGACAGACCTCGATGCGCACGGTCACCGACTACACGTTCGGCGTCATCCCGATGTTCCTGCTGATGGGCTCGTTCGTGTCCCATTCCGGCATGAGCCGCGAGCTGTTCCGCGCCGCCAACGGCTTCGTCGGACATTTGCGCGGCGGGCTCGGCATTGCCACCGTCGGAGCCTGCGGCGGCTTTGCCGCGATCTGCGGCTCGTCGGTGGCGACCGCCGCAACCTTCTCCGCCGTCGCCTATCCCGAGATGCGCCGGTTCGGCTATCCGCAGTCCTTCGCCACCGGCGTGATCGCGGCCGGCGGCACGCTGGGGGCGATGCTGCCGCCCTCCACCGTGCTCGCGGTCTACGGCATCATCACCGAGCAGGATATCGGCAAGCTGTTCATCGCCGGCATCATCCCGGGCCTGCTCGCGATGACCATGTACATGATCACGATCTTCCTGATCGGCTATTTCCGCCCAGACTTCCTGCCGAAAGGCAAGGTGACGCCGTGGCGCGAGCGCTTTGCCGGGCTGAAGGAGATCTGGGCACCGGTGCTGCTGTTCATCTTCGTCATCGGCGGCCTCTACGGCCTGCCCTTCCTGCCGCGCTTCACGCCGACCGAGGCCGGCGGCGTCGGCGCGACCGGGGCCTTCATCATCGGCGTGCTGACCGGCCGGCTCGACCGCGAGAAGGTGCTGGCCTCGCTGCTGCAGGCCACGCGCACCGCGGCTGCGGTGTTCACGGTGCTGATCGGCGCGCTGATCTTCGGCTATTTCCTCACGGTGACCCAGACGCCGCAGAAGGTGACGGAATTCCTCACCGGGCTCGGCCTCGGTCCCTACGGCGTGCTGGCCCTGATCATGGTGATGTATCTCGTGCTCGGCTGCCTGATGGACGCCATGGCGATGATCATCCTGACCGTGCCGATCATCTTCCCGGTGATCATGCATCTCGGCTTCGACCCGATCTGGTTCGGCGTCATCATCGTCATGACCGTCGAGCTCGGCCTGATCCATCCGCCGGTCGGCATGAACGTCTTCGTCATCAAAAGCGTGGTGAAGGACGTGTCATTCTCCACGATCTTCAAGGGCGTGATCCCGTTCGTGGCGACGGACCTGGTGCGGCTGGTGATCCTGATCGCCTTCCCGCTGCTGGCGACCTGGCTGCCGACGCGGATGATGGCGCATTGA
- a CDS encoding TRAP transporter substrate-binding protein translates to MRKACLALLLAASVSPALAQDKTFDLKISHWVPASHPLQKSLEDWAAAVEKDSGGTIKGKVFPAQQLGKAFDHYDMARDGIADVTYVNPGYQPGRFPIIGAGELPFLISDAKGGSMGLDAWYRKFAEKEMKDVKYCLAFVHSPSSFHSRTKKIVNPEDVKGLKIRPAHATMANFVTSLGGTNVQSSAPEVRDIIERGVADGVTFPWGSLVLFGIDKVTKYDMEAPLYTTTFVFVINKDKYNAMSDKQKAAIDKNCTVETAGAVGEHWGKFEDAGIDKVKAESNHEVYKLTPEQIAAWKKAAEPLVKTWGDGAKKAGADPDATLAELKASLKKYNALAE, encoded by the coding sequence ATGAGGAAAGCCTGTCTGGCCTTGCTGCTGGCAGCAAGCGTGAGCCCAGCGCTCGCGCAGGACAAGACCTTCGATCTGAAGATCTCGCATTGGGTGCCGGCCTCGCACCCCCTGCAGAAATCGCTGGAAGACTGGGCCGCCGCGGTCGAGAAGGATTCCGGCGGCACCATCAAGGGCAAGGTGTTCCCGGCCCAGCAGCTCGGCAAGGCCTTCGACCATTACGACATGGCGCGCGACGGCATCGCCGACGTCACCTATGTCAATCCCGGCTACCAGCCCGGCCGCTTCCCGATCATCGGCGCCGGGGAATTGCCGTTCCTGATCTCGGACGCCAAGGGCGGCTCGATGGGGCTCGACGCCTGGTACCGCAAATTTGCCGAGAAGGAGATGAAGGACGTCAAATATTGCCTCGCCTTCGTCCACTCGCCCTCCTCGTTCCATTCCCGCACCAAGAAGATCGTCAACCCTGAGGACGTCAAGGGCCTGAAGATCCGCCCGGCCCACGCCACGATGGCGAATTTCGTCACCTCGCTCGGCGGCACCAACGTGCAGTCCTCGGCGCCGGAAGTGCGCGACATCATCGAGCGCGGCGTCGCCGACGGCGTCACCTTCCCCTGGGGCTCCCTGGTGCTGTTCGGCATCGACAAGGTGACCAAGTACGACATGGAGGCGCCGCTCTACACCACGACCTTCGTGTTCGTGATCAACAAGGACAAGTACAATGCGATGTCCGACAAGCAGAAAGCCGCGATCGACAAGAACTGCACGGTCGAGACGGCGGGCGCGGTCGGCGAGCACTGGGGCAAGTTCGAGGACGCCGGCATCGACAAGGTGAAGGCGGAATCCAACCATGAGGTCTACAAGCTGACGCCCGAGCAGATCGCGGCCTGGAAGAAGGCCGCCGAACCGCTGGTCAAGACCTGGGGCGACGGCGCCAAGAAGGCCGGCGCCGATCCCGATGCGACGCTCGCGGAGCTCAAGGCCTCGCTGAAGAAGTACAACGCGCTGGCGGAGTGA
- a CDS encoding DUF3237 domain-containing protein, translated as MTTPTLETKYLFTITARIGDVVTAGETGIGVRRIIPIIGGEVTGAITGKVLPFGADFQTIRPNELIDLEAKYAFETDDGATVYVENKGMRFGPVALLQKLKRGEPVDPKLIYFRTVPKFETGHEKYRWLMEHIFVASAARHADRVVIDVHQVM; from the coding sequence ATGACCACACCAACGCTGGAAACCAAATACCTCTTCACCATCACTGCGCGAATCGGCGATGTCGTGACCGCCGGCGAGACCGGGATCGGCGTCCGCCGCATCATTCCGATCATCGGCGGCGAGGTGACGGGCGCGATCACCGGAAAGGTGCTCCCCTTCGGCGCCGACTTCCAGACCATCCGGCCCAACGAGTTGATCGATCTCGAAGCGAAATACGCCTTCGAGACCGACGACGGTGCGACCGTCTACGTCGAGAACAAGGGTATGCGCTTCGGCCCGGTCGCGCTCCTGCAAAAGCTCAAGCGCGGCGAGCCGGTCGATCCGAAGCTGATCTATTTCCGCACCGTGCCGAAATTCGAGACCGGACACGAGAAGTACCGCTGGCTGATGGAGCACATCTTCGTGGCGTCAGCGGCGCGCCATGCGGATCGCGTTGTGATCGACGTGCATCAGGTGATGTGA
- a CDS encoding PspA/IM30 family protein, giving the protein MFKTVVTLFRGSVAAAGEELEDRTALLILDQQMRDAAAAVERSKRTLALAIAQDQQEGRKLEATNARIADLETRAVAALDGGREDLAKEAAEAIAALEADRDAAMTARALFATEIARLKRHVANAQARITELDRGRRIARASDAVRSLRRSGIEAARPYESTLPEAEGTLRRLRERQMEAQAADDALVELDAATGPLATAEKLAEQGFGPRLKTTADDVLARLKSKRMPAA; this is encoded by the coding sequence ATGTTCAAGACCGTCGTGACCCTCTTCCGCGGTAGCGTCGCCGCTGCGGGCGAGGAACTGGAAGACCGCACCGCCCTTCTGATCCTGGACCAACAGATGCGCGATGCGGCCGCAGCCGTCGAGCGCAGCAAGCGCACGCTGGCGCTGGCGATCGCGCAGGACCAGCAGGAAGGCCGGAAGCTCGAGGCCACGAATGCGCGCATCGCCGATCTCGAGACCCGCGCCGTTGCGGCGCTGGATGGCGGCCGCGAGGACCTCGCCAAGGAGGCCGCCGAAGCCATTGCGGCCCTGGAGGCCGACCGCGATGCGGCCATGACGGCGCGCGCGCTGTTCGCGACCGAGATCGCCCGGTTGAAGCGCCACGTCGCCAACGCGCAGGCCCGTATCACCGAGCTCGATCGCGGTCGCCGGATCGCGCGTGCCTCTGACGCGGTGCGCTCGCTTCGCCGCAGCGGCATCGAGGCCGCGCGCCCCTATGAATCGACATTGCCGGAGGCGGAGGGCACGCTGAGGCGTCTGCGCGAGCGGCAGATGGAGGCTCAGGCGGCCGACGATGCCCTGGTCGAGCTCGACGCGGCCACCGGCCCGCTCGCCACCGCCGAAAAACTCGCCGAGCAGGGCTTTGGCCCCCGGCTCAAGACGACCGCAGACGACGTGCTGGCGCGGTTGAAGTCCAAGCGCATGCCGGCGGCCTGA
- the hydA gene encoding dihydropyrimidinase → MPLLIRGGTVVNHDHSRRADVLIDGETIVAIDASLDAPTGSQIMDAGGAYVLPGGIDPHTHLEMPFMGTVTADDFESGTKAALSGGTTMVVDFCLPDPGQSMLAAYQEWRHKSEKAASDYGFHMAVTSWSKQIHDEMETVVKTYGINTFKHFMAYKGALMVNDDELYNSFARCAHLGAMPVVHAENGDVVALMQEALIARGVNGPEGHAYSRPPEVEGEATNRAIMIADMTGTPVYIVHTSCREAHEAIARARASGKRVYGEPLIQHLLLDSGEYQNKDWDHSAQRVMSPPFRDKSHQDSLWAGLQAGSLQVVATDHCAFTTEQKRFGRGDFRRIPNGTGGLEDRLALLWTAGVATGRLTKEEFVAVTSANIARILNIYPRKGAIAVGSDADIVVWDPKQSKSISAKRQMSRIDYNVFEGFACTGAAAATLSRGRIVWKDGDLRAEAGDGRYVERPAFSPVHVANSTWKELTAPRAVARSAVTP, encoded by the coding sequence ATGCCCCTTCTCATCCGCGGCGGCACTGTCGTCAATCACGATCATTCGCGCCGCGCGGACGTGCTGATCGACGGCGAGACCATCGTCGCGATCGACGCATCGCTCGATGCGCCGACCGGTAGCCAGATCATGGATGCAGGGGGCGCCTACGTCCTCCCGGGCGGGATCGATCCGCACACCCATCTCGAAATGCCGTTCATGGGCACCGTCACCGCCGACGATTTCGAATCCGGAACCAAGGCGGCGCTGAGCGGCGGCACCACCATGGTGGTGGATTTCTGCCTGCCCGATCCCGGCCAATCCATGCTCGCGGCGTATCAGGAGTGGCGGCACAAATCCGAGAAGGCGGCCAGCGACTACGGCTTCCACATGGCGGTGACGTCGTGGTCGAAGCAGATCCACGACGAGATGGAGACCGTGGTCAAAACCTACGGCATCAACACCTTCAAGCACTTCATGGCCTACAAGGGCGCGCTGATGGTGAACGATGACGAGCTCTACAACTCGTTCGCGCGCTGCGCCCATCTCGGCGCCATGCCGGTTGTCCATGCGGAGAATGGCGACGTCGTCGCCTTGATGCAAGAGGCGCTGATCGCGCGCGGCGTCAACGGCCCCGAGGGCCACGCCTATTCACGGCCGCCGGAGGTCGAGGGCGAAGCCACCAACCGCGCCATCATGATCGCCGATATGACGGGCACGCCGGTCTATATCGTGCACACCAGCTGCCGCGAGGCGCATGAGGCCATCGCTCGCGCGCGGGCCAGTGGAAAGCGGGTCTATGGCGAGCCGCTGATCCAGCATCTGCTGCTCGATTCCGGCGAATACCAGAACAAGGACTGGGATCATTCCGCCCAGCGCGTGATGTCGCCGCCGTTCCGCGACAAATCGCATCAGGACAGCCTCTGGGCTGGCCTGCAAGCCGGCTCGCTCCAGGTGGTTGCGACCGACCATTGCGCCTTCACCACCGAGCAGAAGCGGTTCGGGCGCGGCGATTTCAGGAGGATCCCAAACGGCACCGGCGGCCTCGAAGATCGCCTGGCGCTGCTCTGGACCGCGGGCGTCGCCACCGGGCGGCTGACGAAAGAGGAATTCGTCGCGGTGACCTCGGCGAACATCGCGCGCATCCTCAACATCTATCCGCGCAAGGGCGCGATCGCCGTGGGCTCGGATGCCGACATCGTGGTGTGGGATCCCAAGCAGAGCAAGTCCATCAGTGCCAAGCGGCAGATGAGCCGGATCGATTACAACGTGTTCGAGGGTTTTGCCTGCACCGGCGCTGCGGCCGCAACGCTGTCGCGCGGCCGTATCGTCTGGAAGGATGGCGATCTGCGCGCCGAGGCCGGCGACGGGCGCTACGTCGAACGTCCCGCCTTCTCGCCGGTGCATGTGGCAAATTCGACCTGGAAGGAACTGACGGCTCCGCGCGCCGTCGCACGCAGCGCGGTAACACCATAA
- a CDS encoding YiaA/YiaB family inner membrane protein, with product MNQTGQLHSGAWVSFTYASFAASAFLVAIGIFFLPIDLWMKGYLTMGIVMMIQTCVTLTKTVRDNHESSRLVNRIEDAKAERLLMEVSKAA from the coding sequence ATGAATCAAACCGGCCAGCTCCACAGCGGCGCCTGGGTGAGCTTTACCTACGCGTCCTTCGCAGCGTCCGCCTTCCTCGTCGCCATCGGCATCTTCTTCCTGCCGATCGACCTCTGGATGAAGGGTTATCTCACCATGGGCATCGTGATGATGATCCAGACCTGCGTCACCCTGACCAAGACCGTGCGCGACAATCATGAGAGCAGCCGCCTCGTGAACCGCATCGAGGATGCCAAGGCCGAGCGGCTGCTGATGGAGGTCTCCAAGGCGGCGTGA
- a CDS encoding TetR/AcrR family transcriptional regulator gives MTKALERREKLRVALIQAAERMIAERGLAGLKTRDLAREIGCANGAVYNLVADVDELILRVGSRTLLRLDEALTSATRAGEPSPRESLVRIALAYCDFAAENLQLWRALFEHRMETGKLVPDWSVHDQMQLFRHIYQPLAALFPGRSPEELGITARSLFSAVHGMVALGLEQKLVAVPLPALRKEIAGLVRAMIDGLVARDVKKGPAAAD, from the coding sequence ATGACTAAAGCTCTGGAACGGCGAGAGAAATTGCGTGTCGCCCTGATCCAGGCGGCCGAGCGGATGATCGCTGAGAGGGGGTTGGCGGGCCTGAAAACCCGCGATTTGGCCCGCGAGATCGGCTGCGCCAATGGCGCGGTCTATAATCTCGTGGCTGATGTCGATGAGCTGATCCTGCGCGTCGGGTCGCGCACACTGCTCCGGCTCGACGAGGCGCTGACTTCCGCGACGCGTGCGGGCGAGCCATCGCCACGGGAATCCCTGGTCCGCATCGCCCTCGCCTATTGCGATTTCGCCGCCGAAAATCTCCAGCTCTGGCGCGCGCTGTTCGAGCACCGCATGGAGACGGGCAAGCTGGTGCCGGATTGGTCGGTGCACGACCAGATGCAGCTGTTCCGTCATATCTACCAGCCGCTGGCCGCGCTGTTTCCCGGGCGCAGCCCAGAGGAACTCGGCATCACCGCCCGCAGCCTGTTCTCGGCCGTGCATGGCATGGTGGCGCTCGGGCTGGAGCAGAAGCTGGTGGCGGTGCCGTTGCCGGCGCTGCGCAAGGAGATCGCGGGCCTTGTGCGCGCGATGATCGACGGGCTGGTCGCGCGCGATGTGAAAAAAGGACCGGCGGCGGCTGACTAA
- a CDS encoding DUF892 family protein codes for MYHHVKKLMFTVRVDEPDPRFGNMLLEQFGGANGELAAAMQYSIQGLNCEDPDRKDLLMDIGTEELSHLEVVGCLARMHLAPSRNDRQAAEADPLIAIAGGGGVNLFNSQGNPWTADYLKITGELDVDLRSNIAAEARAKIVYERLINFCDDAGSKDALQFLMTREITHMKAFARALESLSKPAFSIGRIAPTPGLVNQYFNDSTGSGDHGEIDTRGPWNEGEDWVFTESPALQSADPGAAPSIVAESSPPVDEAGLTDLLLHELRDILHAEKQLTKALPKMAQSARFDQLRELFEQHLAETENQVERINECFELLGENARAKPCKGMMGLIEEGQEVMKEGEEKEDAAADLALISAAQRVEHYEMAGYTTARNLAQQLRHSAIVALLSKSLAEEENADLLLNQVARSLMSVAKMPAALEQAEQT; via the coding sequence ATGTATCACCACGTCAAGAAGCTGATGTTCACCGTGCGCGTCGACGAACCCGATCCGCGCTTCGGCAATATGCTCCTCGAGCAGTTCGGCGGCGCCAACGGCGAACTTGCGGCTGCGATGCAATATTCGATTCAGGGACTGAATTGCGAGGATCCAGACCGCAAGGACCTCTTGATGGATATCGGCACCGAAGAGCTCAGCCATCTCGAGGTCGTCGGTTGCCTCGCCCGGATGCATCTTGCGCCCTCGCGGAACGACCGCCAGGCCGCGGAGGCCGATCCGCTGATTGCGATCGCCGGCGGAGGCGGCGTCAATCTGTTTAACTCGCAAGGCAATCCCTGGACCGCCGACTATCTCAAGATCACCGGCGAGCTCGACGTCGATCTCCGCAGCAACATCGCCGCCGAAGCGCGTGCCAAGATCGTCTACGAGCGCCTGATCAATTTCTGCGACGACGCCGGCAGCAAGGACGCACTGCAATTCCTGATGACGCGCGAGATCACGCATATGAAGGCGTTCGCGCGCGCGCTCGAGAGCCTGTCGAAGCCGGCCTTCAGCATCGGCCGGATCGCCCCGACGCCGGGCCTCGTGAACCAGTATTTCAATGATTCCACCGGCAGCGGTGATCACGGCGAGATCGACACCCGCGGTCCTTGGAACGAAGGCGAGGACTGGGTGTTCACGGAATCGCCTGCGCTTCAGTCCGCCGATCCCGGCGCTGCCCCGTCGATCGTCGCGGAGAGTTCGCCGCCCGTCGACGAGGCCGGACTGACCGACCTTCTGCTTCACGAGCTGCGCGACATCCTCCATGCCGAGAAGCAGCTGACAAAGGCGCTCCCGAAAATGGCGCAGTCCGCCCGATTCGATCAGCTGCGTGAACTGTTCGAGCAGCATCTGGCCGAGACCGAAAATCAGGTCGAGCGCATCAACGAGTGCTTCGAGCTGCTCGGCGAGAACGCTCGCGCCAAGCCGTGCAAGGGCATGATGGGCCTGATCGAGGAAGGCCAGGAGGTCATGAAGGAAGGCGAAGAGAAGGAGGATGCGGCCGCGGACCTCGCGCTGATCTCTGCGGCGCAACGCGTCGAGCATTACGAGATGGCCGGCTATACCACCGCACGCAACCTCGCGCAGCAGCTGCGCCACAGCGCCATCGTCGCCCTGCTCTCCAAATCCCTCGCCGAGGAAGAGAATGCCGATCTCCTGCTCAACCAGGTCGCGCGATCGCTGATGTCGGTCGCGAAAATGCCCGCCGCGCTGGAGCAGGCCGAACAGACCTAA
- a CDS encoding TRAP transporter small permease yields the protein MTAHDGTHPARRSWMDRVIDSIEWIAAGFVGIVALDIFLSVLLRNTLNYSIPDSFDIGRMLLGILIFWGIAATSYRGTHITVDLVWGNVGPRHQRWIDVFATLVLLFVVTVQTWTLFDKVRGTYNDNVQTFDLHMPTWPFFAVAWIGDVCAVLLIAIRTYRLIFHPEEMHDPKIKATE from the coding sequence ATGACAGCACACGACGGAACACACCCCGCAAGGCGCTCCTGGATGGATCGCGTGATCGACTCGATCGAATGGATCGCGGCCGGCTTCGTCGGCATCGTCGCGCTCGACATCTTCCTGTCGGTGCTCTTGCGCAACACGCTGAACTATTCGATCCCTGATTCCTTCGACATCGGCCGCATGCTGCTCGGCATCCTCATTTTCTGGGGCATCGCCGCGACCTCCTATCGCGGCACCCACATCACGGTCGACCTCGTCTGGGGCAATGTCGGGCCGCGCCATCAGCGCTGGATCGACGTGTTCGCGACGCTGGTGCTGCTGTTCGTCGTCACCGTGCAGACCTGGACGCTGTTCGACAAGGTGCGCGGCACCTACAACGACAACGTCCAGACCTTCGACCTGCACATGCCGACCTGGCCGTTCTTCGCGGTCGCCTGGATCGGCGACGTCTGCGCCGTGCTGCTGATCGCGATCCGCACCTACCGGCTGATCTTCCATCCCGAAGAGATGCACGACCCCAAGATCAAGGCGACGGAGTAA